The Deinococcus wulumuqiensis R12 genome has a window encoding:
- a CDS encoding TatD family hydrolase, protein MFDSHTHLDYLDDPASARGELGLSGMVCIGASPEHARNAVALAERFDDVWATAGLHPTDAAQDSPEARAAIESLLDHPRVVGIGESGLDDYWDETQRPAQQAAFEWQLGLARRTGKPLVIHTRDKPGQDSAHRGVIDTLRDWPDVQVILHCFSGHAGLLAYGLERGAYFGFAGNVTYKNAREVQDAARQVPLDRLLVETDAPFLAPVPKRGKPNRPGYVRHTLDFVAGLRGLDVAELERVTDENTRRVYGI, encoded by the coding sequence ATGTTCGACTCGCACACCCATCTCGACTATCTCGACGACCCGGCCTCGGCACGCGGCGAACTGGGCCTGAGCGGCATGGTCTGCATCGGGGCCAGCCCGGAACATGCCCGCAACGCTGTGGCCCTGGCCGAACGGTTTGACGACGTGTGGGCCACCGCCGGGCTGCATCCCACCGACGCCGCGCAGGACTCGCCCGAGGCGCGGGCGGCCATCGAGAGCCTGCTGGACCACCCCCGTGTGGTCGGCATCGGGGAAAGCGGCCTGGACGACTACTGGGACGAGACGCAGCGTCCGGCGCAGCAGGCGGCCTTCGAGTGGCAACTGGGCCTCGCCCGGCGCACGGGCAAGCCGCTGGTCATTCATACCCGCGACAAGCCGGGGCAGGACTCGGCCCACCGCGGCGTGATAGACACCCTGCGCGACTGGCCCGACGTGCAGGTCATCCTCCACTGCTTCAGCGGGCACGCGGGGCTGCTCGCTTATGGCCTGGAACGCGGTGCCTACTTCGGCTTTGCGGGCAACGTGACCTACAAGAACGCCCGCGAGGTGCAGGACGCGGCCCGGCAGGTGCCTCTGGACCGCCTGCTGGTCGAAACCGACGCGCCCTTTCTGGCCCCGGTGCCCAAGCGCGGCAAACCCAACCGGCCCGGCTACGTGCGGCACACGCTGGACTTCGTGGCGGGGCTGCGTGGTCTGGACGTCGCAGAACTGGAACGCGTCACCGACGAGAACACGCGGCGGGTCTACGGCATTTGA
- a CDS encoding beta strand repeat-containing protein: protein MNSLLKIKQHCRWALAAALGLWSSAGAAGLDLQFIGGTNPSTGAACSLTLDSRCRFNNVVVGADGTSYQRDIIVTVTKLTNATLTTAFDNASPPLQGTQTPRATASQFFSPTVQPPQNVANTIGWAEFTFDVVPSGGAVPTVGGGTAALPGTFWVSSFDTDGDSSALREFVEYLSPNATGLSPNTTLTASTAVNGGTQFQGNVAGQTSISTDDPYKSTALYDSPRTFRLVYGARIGGTASSTGGRLTAFDFFRPDGVITRSIVEGYKSVQLTTDADASGSVSPGDTVTYSVVYANTGNAAASNFQITDTLPSGLALTATGAQNVYVNGTLTSSARNTGYTGTAANNALLAAGQTLVADGTIRVDIPARVTQATAGSLSNQASASTTSSGTLVAQTEAVDSASTFPPTVTGAAGWRAIPSASVAQTALTGAQDPTVLNVVLPPPVRLSITKTDNGATFYTGSTATYTVTVTNTAAGSTSSGAINVRDALPSGLTFNSVAVSGGVGGTISNASAANTGGTVGWDFTPSSAMTQGQSATFILTVNVGAATPTGTNSITNYASVGGGGGSAAPTPSSTCTTQCGSDSTTVASAPTGTNPPARNQTTFPAVCDVVDWSKSGITGTAVGQSGTKTFNSGKGLGLAVGLSPATRSGNGIVGLNTSFTNYGSWYAVRAVSTSMSPSNTSPNYGGAFVTRAGGDSLLNTITVTFPHPVINVRFGITDLDAVGGSSNSDQGDWIRVTAGYGGSTFNPDTLIAHGHALVVRGYTTSGTGIPGTAASGASMTVAVPGRGNSSMGAGSTSNVYNTLMGTDTGYGTQVTDPDAGGAAVNRQGQGVAYFKGPLTTLTIVTGSKKTGSGNAIAFGNIDFCSPSMAVSKAVGTPSLQNGDGSYNIPYTLTYQNTSYNQGLFPDATVRDNPFQPSFATPSGLDPWADLKPQLSDNVVPQLLANSNIQSATVTGSPRVTFANAVGTRNLDSTDVNPSFDGTAGNPTLMTSGTDARVSAGGAFDAKFTVNAVIKAGVTAQQTVSNRASASGSLNTASATLSASSATVSATLTPAVKLTLSKTVDQSYVKYLGDPVTPNFAELNYTLRVTNPDTATAASGVVITDTLPAQVSYVSSSPAASVSGQTLTWNVGTVAAGGSTTVTVKVKVPLASAVEASQPQATWTNTASVSGSNTTSASASASTDTVYTRLFKQVHNLGTNPPAEVPQLAPAWSSSGQGLPGDVLEYCIDFRNYGSTTLANYVVSDTVPTNTTVVANSWVLNSDVMSSGVRTPYSGGSVGYSGGTVRGTVGSLAPGGKGSMCFRVRIN, encoded by the coding sequence ATGAACAGTCTTTTGAAAATAAAGCAACACTGCCGCTGGGCTCTGGCTGCCGCGCTGGGTCTGTGGAGCAGCGCCGGCGCGGCGGGCCTCGATCTCCAGTTCATTGGCGGCACGAACCCCAGCACCGGGGCAGCGTGCAGCCTGACTCTCGACAGCCGCTGCCGGTTCAACAATGTGGTTGTCGGTGCGGACGGCACGTCTTACCAGCGAGACATCATCGTGACGGTCACGAAGCTGACGAATGCCACGCTCACGACGGCGTTCGACAATGCCTCGCCGCCGCTCCAGGGAACACAGACCCCCAGGGCGACGGCCAGCCAGTTTTTCTCTCCCACGGTGCAGCCGCCTCAGAACGTTGCGAACACCATCGGCTGGGCCGAATTCACCTTCGACGTGGTGCCGTCCGGGGGAGCCGTGCCGACCGTGGGCGGCGGTACGGCGGCCCTGCCAGGAACGTTCTGGGTCAGCAGCTTCGACACCGACGGGGACAGCAGCGCTCTGAGAGAATTTGTGGAGTACCTCAGCCCTAACGCCACGGGTCTGTCACCGAACACCACGCTGACGGCAAGCACGGCTGTGAACGGAGGCACCCAGTTTCAGGGCAACGTGGCCGGCCAGACCAGCATCAGCACCGACGACCCCTACAAGTCGACGGCGCTCTACGACAGCCCGCGCACCTTCAGGCTGGTCTACGGTGCGCGCATCGGGGGCACCGCGTCGAGCACGGGCGGGCGCCTGACCGCGTTCGATTTCTTCCGGCCGGACGGTGTGATCACGCGGAGCATCGTAGAGGGGTACAAGTCCGTGCAGTTGACCACCGATGCCGACGCAAGCGGCTCGGTCAGCCCGGGTGATACGGTGACGTACTCGGTCGTGTACGCGAACACCGGCAATGCGGCAGCAAGCAACTTCCAGATCACCGATACCCTCCCGAGCGGCCTCGCCCTCACAGCGACCGGAGCTCAGAATGTCTATGTCAACGGCACCCTGACGAGCAGTGCCCGCAACACGGGCTACACCGGGACCGCGGCCAACAACGCCCTGCTCGCTGCCGGGCAGACCCTCGTGGCGGACGGAACCATCCGGGTGGACATCCCTGCCAGGGTGACCCAGGCCACCGCCGGAAGCCTCAGCAACCAGGCGAGCGCCTCGACCACCAGTTCGGGCACGCTGGTGGCCCAGACCGAAGCGGTAGACAGCGCGAGCACCTTTCCGCCGACCGTGACGGGTGCGGCCGGCTGGCGGGCCATTCCCAGCGCCAGTGTGGCCCAGACCGCCCTGACCGGCGCCCAGGACCCGACGGTGCTGAACGTGGTGCTTCCCCCGCCTGTCCGCCTCTCCATCACCAAGACGGACAACGGAGCGACCTTCTATACCGGGAGCACCGCGACGTATACCGTGACCGTGACCAACACGGCGGCGGGGTCAACCTCCAGTGGGGCCATCAATGTCCGCGACGCGCTGCCCAGTGGCCTGACCTTCAACAGTGTGGCCGTGTCGGGCGGGGTCGGCGGCACCATTTCCAACGCTTCGGCGGCGAACACCGGCGGCACGGTGGGCTGGGACTTCACGCCCAGCTCGGCCATGACTCAGGGCCAGAGCGCCACTTTCATCCTCACGGTCAACGTGGGGGCCGCCACGCCCACCGGTACGAACAGCATCACCAACTACGCCTCGGTGGGGGGGGGCGGCGGCAGCGCGGCTCCCACGCCGAGCAGCACGTGCACCACGCAGTGCGGCAGCGACTCCACCACGGTGGCGTCAGCTCCCACCGGTACCAATCCACCAGCCAGGAACCAGACCACCTTTCCAGCAGTATGCGACGTGGTGGACTGGTCCAAATCGGGCATCACCGGAACAGCGGTGGGGCAGAGCGGCACTAAGACCTTCAACTCCGGCAAAGGCCTGGGCCTGGCGGTGGGCCTGAGCCCGGCGACCAGATCGGGCAACGGCATTGTGGGGCTGAACACCAGCTTTACCAACTACGGCTCTTGGTATGCGGTGCGGGCGGTGAGCACCAGCATGTCCCCGAGCAACACCTCGCCCAACTACGGCGGGGCGTTTGTGACCCGTGCAGGGGGCGACAGCCTGCTCAATACCATCACGGTCACCTTCCCGCATCCGGTCATCAACGTGCGTTTCGGAATAACCGACCTTGACGCGGTGGGCGGAAGCAGCAACAGCGACCAGGGCGACTGGATTCGCGTGACGGCGGGGTACGGCGGCAGCACCTTCAACCCCGACACCCTGATTGCCCACGGCCATGCCCTGGTGGTCAGGGGCTACACCACCAGCGGTACGGGGATTCCCGGCACGGCGGCTTCCGGCGCCAGCATGACCGTGGCGGTGCCGGGACGCGGCAACAGCTCGATGGGTGCGGGCAGCACCTCCAACGTGTACAACACGCTGATGGGTACGGACACGGGTTACGGCACCCAGGTAACCGACCCGGACGCAGGGGGAGCTGCCGTCAACCGCCAGGGCCAGGGCGTGGCCTACTTCAAGGGACCACTGACCACCCTGACCATCGTGACCGGGTCCAAGAAGACGGGCAGCGGCAACGCCATCGCCTTCGGCAACATCGACTTCTGCTCGCCCAGCATGGCGGTCAGCAAGGCGGTGGGCACGCCCAGCCTGCAAAACGGCGACGGGTCGTACAACATTCCCTACACCCTCACCTACCAGAACACCAGCTACAACCAGGGCCTGTTTCCCGACGCGACGGTGCGGGACAATCCCTTCCAGCCGTCGTTCGCCACGCCCAGCGGCCTGGACCCCTGGGCCGACCTCAAGCCGCAACTCTCGGACAACGTGGTTCCGCAGCTGCTGGCCAACAGCAACATTCAGAGCGCAACGGTCACCGGCTCGCCCAGGGTGACTTTCGCCAATGCGGTGGGCACGCGCAACCTCGACAGCACCGACGTCAACCCGTCGTTCGACGGCACGGCGGGCAACCCTACCCTGATGACGAGCGGCACCGACGCCAGGGTGTCGGCGGGCGGGGCCTTCGACGCCAAATTCACGGTGAACGCGGTTATCAAGGCCGGGGTGACGGCGCAGCAGACGGTGAGCAACAGGGCCAGCGCGAGCGGCAGCCTCAACACCGCCTCGGCGACCCTGAGCGCCAGCAGCGCCACCGTGTCGGCCACCCTGACCCCGGCGGTCAAACTGACGCTGAGCAAGACGGTGGACCAGAGTTACGTCAAGTACCTGGGCGACCCGGTGACCCCCAACTTCGCCGAGCTGAACTACACCCTCAGGGTGACCAATCCCGACACGGCGACGGCGGCCAGCGGCGTGGTCATCACCGACACCCTGCCCGCGCAGGTGAGCTATGTCAGCAGCTCCCCGGCGGCCAGCGTTTCGGGCCAGACCCTGACCTGGAACGTGGGCACGGTGGCGGCGGGCGGCAGCACGACCGTGACGGTCAAGGTCAAGGTGCCGCTGGCAAGCGCGGTGGAAGCCAGCCAGCCCCAGGCCACCTGGACGAACACGGCGTCGGTGTCGGGGTCGAACACCACCTCGGCGAGTGCCAGCGCCAGCACCGACACGGTGTACACCAGGCTGTTCAAGCAGGTCCATAACCTCGGCACCAACCCGCCAGCCGAGGTGCCGCAGCTTGCCCCGGCCTGGAGCAGCAGCGGGCAGGGTCTGCCGGGTGACGTGCTCGAGTACTGCATCGACTTCCGTAATTACGGCTCGACCACCCTGGCGAATTACGTCGTTTCGGACACTGTGCCGACCAATACGACCGTCGTCGCCAACAGCTGGGTGCTTAACAGCGACGTGATGAGCAGCGGCGTCCGCACGCCTTACAGCGGCGGCTCGGTCGGCTACTCGGGCGGCACGGTGCGTGGCACGGTCGGCTCGTTGGCCCCCGGCGGCAAAGGCAGCATGTGCTTCCGGGTGCGAATCAACTGA
- the hflX gene encoding GTPase HflX: MHGNLSGLRPAQKKALENLYRRRIEPGRVGSPELARNLAELSHDVRREVGVLIDRRGRVISVSVADAKATEFPDLRLGEHRLSGFHLLHAHPRGGALSKGDLSTLFLRRLDAVSAIEVGQDGRPGLVHTAHLTPPGTVGEEEDWRILPPVQPFEIDEFDLGAQVSALEEEIARAARTREAKKDHERAILVQIDQGEFDAEERLDELGELARTAGAEVVYKELIYRRNLKPGTLVGAGKLEELTSKAYHLDADLLIFGQELGPAQAREIEAATGLKVIDRTQLILDIFALHAQGVESRLQVELAQLRYMKPRLLGAGAQLSRIGGSGGSAAGGAIGTRGPGETKLELDRRRINDRLSFLEKQLEGVSARREERRKSRERNDVPVVSIVGYTNAGKSTLLNSFTHAAEEPRRVLAENKLFATLRPTSRQGYIEGIGQVIFTDTVGFIRDLPKDLTRAFRSTLEEIGDADVLLHVVDAASPGADQRQGAVNRILDDLGFADMPTVVALNKADAADPDTLGREQERTGGVPVSALKNVGLTELKEALGDAVASVQRAELARQEQARAARLSLG, translated from the coding sequence GTGCATGGCAACCTGTCGGGCCTGCGCCCGGCCCAGAAAAAGGCCCTCGAAAACCTCTACCGCCGCCGCATCGAGCCGGGGCGCGTCGGCTCGCCCGAACTGGCCCGCAACCTCGCCGAACTGTCGCATGACGTGCGGCGCGAAGTCGGGGTGCTGATCGACCGCCGGGGCCGCGTGATTTCGGTCAGCGTGGCCGACGCCAAGGCCACCGAGTTTCCCGACCTGCGACTGGGCGAGCACCGTCTGTCGGGCTTTCACCTGCTCCACGCCCACCCACGCGGCGGGGCGCTGAGCAAGGGCGACCTGTCCACGCTGTTTCTCAGGCGGCTGGACGCGGTGTCGGCCATCGAAGTCGGGCAGGATGGTCGCCCCGGTCTGGTTCACACCGCGCACCTGACCCCCCCCGGCACGGTGGGCGAGGAAGAAGACTGGCGCATCCTGCCGCCGGTGCAGCCCTTCGAAATCGACGAGTTCGACCTCGGCGCACAGGTGTCGGCGCTGGAAGAAGAAATTGCCCGCGCCGCCCGCACCCGCGAGGCGAAAAAGGACCACGAACGGGCCATTCTGGTGCAGATCGACCAGGGTGAATTCGACGCCGAGGAACGGCTCGACGAACTGGGCGAACTTGCCCGCACCGCTGGCGCGGAAGTCGTCTACAAGGAACTGATTTACCGCCGCAACCTCAAGCCCGGCACCCTGGTCGGGGCGGGCAAGCTCGAAGAACTGACCTCCAAGGCGTACCACCTCGACGCCGACCTCCTCATTTTCGGCCAGGAACTCGGCCCGGCCCAGGCCCGCGAAATCGAGGCCGCGACGGGCCTGAAGGTGATTGACCGCACCCAGCTGATTCTGGACATCTTCGCGCTGCACGCGCAGGGCGTCGAGTCGCGGCTGCAAGTCGAACTCGCGCAGCTGCGTTACATGAAACCCCGACTGCTGGGGGCCGGGGCGCAACTGTCGCGCATCGGCGGCAGCGGGGGCAGCGCGGCAGGGGGCGCCATCGGCACGCGCGGCCCCGGTGAAACCAAGCTGGAGCTGGACCGCCGCCGCATCAACGACCGCCTCAGCTTTCTGGAAAAGCAGCTCGAAGGTGTATCGGCCCGCCGCGAGGAACGGCGCAAGAGCCGCGAGCGCAACGACGTGCCGGTGGTCAGCATCGTGGGCTACACCAACGCGGGCAAGTCCACCCTGCTCAACTCGTTTACCCACGCCGCCGAGGAACCCCGGCGCGTGCTGGCCGAAAACAAGCTGTTCGCCACGCTGCGCCCCACCAGCCGCCAGGGGTACATCGAGGGCATCGGGCAAGTGATTTTTACCGACACCGTGGGCTTTATTCGTGACCTGCCCAAAGACCTGACGCGGGCCTTCCGCTCCACGCTGGAAGAAATCGGGGACGCTGACGTGCTGCTGCATGTGGTGGACGCCGCTTCGCCGGGGGCCGATCAGCGCCAGGGCGCCGTGAACCGCATTCTGGACGACCTCGGCTTTGCCGACATGCCCACCGTCGTCGCGCTGAACAAGGCCGACGCCGCCGACCCGGACACGCTGGGGCGCGAGCAGGAGCGCACGGGGGGCGTGCCTGTCAGCGCCCTGAAAAACGTCGGTCTGACCGAACTGAAAGAGGCACTGGGCGACGCTGTGGCGAGCGTGCAGCGGGCTGAACTCGCCCGGCAGGAGCAGGCGCGGGCGGCGCGGCTGTCTCTCGGCTGA
- the queF gene encoding preQ(1) synthase — translation MTTPPPNQAGFDRRYDVQGLDAIDVAVLDTFPYVREDDAAPYVGSPMDIEIVTDEFSPVCPWSGLPDFGRLEIRYQPREKCVELKSLKYYLTSYRFVGIYHEHATRRLLSDLVGLLDPLRLEIRCDYGMRGGLNTVCTVRYVAEDQQAGQP, via the coding sequence ATGACCACCCCACCCCCCAACCAGGCAGGCTTTGACCGCCGCTACGACGTGCAGGGCCTCGACGCCATCGACGTAGCGGTGCTGGACACCTTTCCCTACGTGCGCGAGGACGACGCCGCGCCCTACGTCGGCAGCCCGATGGACATCGAAATCGTGACCGACGAGTTCAGCCCGGTGTGTCCCTGGAGCGGCCTGCCCGACTTCGGACGGCTGGAAATCCGCTACCAGCCGCGCGAAAAGTGCGTGGAACTCAAGAGCCTGAAGTACTACCTGACCAGCTACCGCTTCGTCGGCATCTACCACGAGCACGCCACCCGCCGCCTGCTCTCGGACCTCGTTGGGTTGCTCGACCCGCTGAGGCTGGAAATCCGCTGCGACTACGGCATGCGCGGCGGGCTGAACACGGTCTGCACCGTGCGCTACGTCGCCGAAGACCAGCAGGCCGGGCAGCCATGA
- a CDS encoding VUT family protein — protein MMPVLVGVYLAAVVGANLTIAHFGASAAPYVAFAFIGLNLALRDRLHDLWGGKVAQNMGLLILAGGVLSYALNAGAGRVALASVLAFALSESAYALLYHARRHRPYLERSNTSNLLGAAVDSVIFPVVAFGGFPLAIIGLQFLAKVLGGLVWSLILNVRRGHGVQAPI, from the coding sequence ATGATGCCGGTGCTGGTCGGCGTCTACCTCGCCGCTGTCGTGGGGGCCAACCTCACCATCGCGCACTTCGGGGCGAGCGCCGCGCCCTACGTCGCTTTTGCCTTCATCGGCCTGAATCTGGCGTTGCGTGACCGCCTGCATGACCTGTGGGGCGGCAAGGTCGCGCAGAACATGGGCCTGCTGATTCTCGCCGGGGGCGTCCTTTCTTACGCGCTCAACGCCGGAGCGGGCCGGGTGGCGCTGGCGAGCGTGCTGGCCTTTGCCCTCAGCGAAAGCGCCTACGCGCTGCTCTACCACGCCCGGCGTCACCGGCCCTACCTCGAACGCTCCAACACCTCCAACCTGCTCGGCGCGGCGGTGGACAGCGTGATTTTTCCGGTGGTGGCGTTCGGCGGGTTTCCGCTCGCCATCATCGGCCTGCAGTTTCTGGCAAAGGTGCTGGGCGGGCTGGTCTGGAGCCTGATTCTGAACGTCCGGCGCGGGCATGGCGTGCAGGCCCCCATCTGA
- a CDS encoding ArsC/Spx/MgsR family protein — translation MSGPQIQIFGTKKSSATRAAERFFKERGVKVHFVDVSAKPMSKGELTRFVQKFGVNALLDTEGKAYERANLAYLRTTEDSVVAKMLDDPGLLRLPLVRGGKVLSVGEDQEAWGKMLE, via the coding sequence ATGAGCGGCCCCCAGATTCAGATCTTCGGCACCAAGAAATCGAGCGCCACCCGCGCCGCCGAGCGGTTTTTCAAGGAACGCGGCGTCAAGGTGCATTTCGTGGACGTGTCCGCCAAGCCGATGAGCAAGGGCGAGCTGACCCGCTTCGTGCAGAAGTTCGGCGTCAACGCGCTGCTCGACACGGAGGGCAAGGCGTATGAACGCGCCAACCTCGCTTACCTCAGGACGACGGAGGACAGTGTCGTCGCCAAGATGCTCGACGACCCCGGTCTGCTGCGGCTGCCGCTGGTGCGCGGCGGCAAGGTGCTGAGCGTGGGCGAGGACCAGGAGGCGTGGGGGAAGATGCTGGAGTGA
- a CDS encoding EamA family transporter, which translates to MSAPAPGLPPLNARSLGLALLITLIWGVNFVVIKWSVAGASPLLVAALRFLLAAVPAVLFVPRPDIAPRLLWGYGLAVGVVQFGLLYLAIQLGMSAGMGSLLMQTQAFFTALLAARFFGEKVMPWQAAGMTLAFGGMALIGLAAGQDVPFFPLLLTLTAALGWAVSNLIVKAAPGANSFGLVVWSALIPPLPLALLAGLTAGWGSVAHTLTHSDLKFWAAVLFMGLGNTVLGFGVWSSLIQKHGASRVAPLSLLVPVFGMLASALVFQEGFPPGKVLGAALIAAGLVLHVFGGRWWRRKPAV; encoded by the coding sequence ATGTCCGCCCCCGCGCCCGGCCTGCCCCCGCTCAATGCCCGCAGCCTGGGGCTGGCGCTGCTGATTACCCTCATCTGGGGCGTCAATTTCGTGGTGATCAAGTGGTCGGTGGCGGGGGCCTCGCCGCTGCTCGTCGCCGCGCTGCGCTTTTTGCTCGCCGCCGTGCCCGCCGTGTTGTTCGTGCCGCGCCCCGACATCGCGCCCCGGCTGCTGTGGGGCTACGGCCTCGCGGTGGGCGTGGTGCAGTTCGGGCTGCTCTACCTCGCCATTCAACTCGGCATGAGCGCGGGCATGGGCAGCCTGCTGATGCAGACGCAGGCGTTTTTCACGGCGCTGCTCGCTGCCCGGTTCTTCGGGGAAAAGGTGATGCCCTGGCAGGCGGCGGGCATGACGCTGGCCTTCGGTGGGATGGCCCTCATCGGCCTCGCGGCGGGTCAGGACGTGCCCTTTTTTCCGCTGCTGCTGACCCTGACGGCGGCGCTCGGCTGGGCGGTGAGCAACCTCATCGTCAAGGCGGCGCCGGGCGCCAACAGTTTCGGGCTGGTGGTGTGGAGTGCGCTGATTCCGCCCCTTCCGCTGGCCCTGCTCGCCGGGCTGACCGCCGGGTGGGGGTCGGTGGCGCACACGCTGACCCACAGCGACCTGAAGTTCTGGGCCGCCGTGCTGTTTATGGGCCTGGGCAACACGGTGCTGGGCTTCGGCGTGTGGTCGAGCCTGATTCAGAAACACGGCGCTTCACGGGTGGCCCCGCTCTCGCTGCTCGTCCCGGTGTTCGGGATGCTGGCGAGTGCGCTGGTCTTTCAGGAAGGCTTTCCGCCCGGCAAGGTGCTCGGCGCGGCCTTGATCGCCGCCGGGCTGGTGCTGCATGTGTTCGGGGGGCGCTGGTGGCGGCGCAAACCCGCCGTGTAA
- a CDS encoding polyphosphate kinase 2 family protein yields MDIDKYLVKPGKRVKLSDWQTDDDAGLTKEEGQAQTAKLAEELAEWQERLYAEGKQSLLLILQARDAAGKDGAVKKVIGAFNPAGVQITSFKQPSAEELSHDFLWRIHQKAPAKGYVGVFNRSQYEDVLVTRVYDMIDDKTAKKRLEHIRHFEELLTDSGTRIVKVYLHISQDEQKERLQARLDESGKNWKFNPSDLKDRENWDKFTGAYEDALTTSTDDAPWYVIPADRKWYRDLVLSRILLGALKDMDPQYPEIDYDPKKVVIS; encoded by the coding sequence ATGGACATCGACAAATACCTCGTGAAGCCCGGCAAACGGGTCAAGCTCAGCGACTGGCAGACCGACGACGACGCCGGGCTGACCAAGGAGGAAGGCCAGGCCCAGACCGCCAAACTCGCCGAGGAACTGGCCGAGTGGCAAGAAAGGCTGTACGCGGAAGGCAAGCAGTCGCTGCTGCTCATCCTTCAGGCGCGCGACGCGGCGGGCAAGGACGGGGCCGTCAAAAAGGTCATCGGGGCCTTCAACCCGGCGGGCGTGCAGATCACCAGTTTCAAGCAGCCCAGCGCCGAGGAACTCAGCCACGATTTCCTGTGGCGCATTCACCAGAAAGCGCCCGCCAAAGGCTACGTCGGCGTGTTCAACCGCAGCCAGTACGAGGACGTGCTCGTGACCCGCGTCTACGACATGATCGACGACAAGACGGCGAAAAAGCGGCTGGAACACATCCGGCACTTCGAGGAGCTGCTCACGGACAGCGGCACCCGCATCGTCAAGGTCTACCTGCATATCAGCCAGGACGAGCAGAAGGAACGCTTGCAGGCGCGGCTCGACGAGAGTGGCAAGAACTGGAAATTCAACCCCAGCGACCTCAAGGACCGCGAGAACTGGGACAAGTTCACAGGCGCCTACGAGGACGCGCTGACCACCAGCACCGACGACGCGCCCTGGTACGTGATTCCCGCCGACCGCAAGTGGTACCGCGACCTCGTGCTGAGCCGCATTCTGCTCGGCGCCCTCAAAGACATGGACCCGCAGTATCCCGAGATCGACTACGACCCGAAGAAGGTCGTCATCTCCTGA